The sequence below is a genomic window from Rhodothermales bacterium.
TGCTGACCAAGGCGCTGGAGCTCCATCTGCCGGCCATAGTGGTCATCAACAAGATCGATCGTCAGGACGCTCGCCCCGAGCAGGTGCTGGACGAGATCTACAACCTGTTCATCGATCTCGACGCCACCGAGGACCAGATCGAATTCCCCGTGCTCTACGCCGTCGCCCGCGACGGGAAGTGCACGACGAACCTCAGCGAGCCGCTGACGGACCTCAGCCCGCTTTTCGAGGCTATTATCGACCGCCTGCCGGCCCCGGAGGGTGATCCCGACCTGCCACTGCAGGTGCTGGTCACGAACGTCGTACCCGATCCGTACCTCGGGCCGCTCGCCATCGGCCGGGTGATGCAAGGCACTATCCGCCAGCGCCAGCGCGTGGTTATCTACCACCGGGACGACTCCACGACCGTCGTTTCCGTAACCGCCCTCTTTGGCTATCAGGGCCTGTCGCGCGTGGAAATACCCAGTGCCGGCCCCGGGGACATCATCGCCATCGGCGGCATCTCCGGCATCGGCCTGGGTGAAAGCATCACGGATGCCGAGAACCCCTCGCCCCTGCCGCCGCTGCACGTCGACGAGCCGACGATGTCGATGGAGTTCCGCATCAACGACTCGCCCTTCTGCGGCCTGGAAGGCCAGTACGTCACCTCGCGCAACCTGCGTGACCGGTTGACAAAGGAGATGGAGACCAACCTGGCCATGCGCCTGGAAACGACGGAAACGTCGGAGTCCTTTCTGGTCTTCGGCCGCGGCGAGCTCCAGATGGCGATCCTCATCGAACAGATGCGCCGCGAAGGCTTCGAGTTCGCCGTGGGAATGCCTCAGGTGATCACTCAGATCATCAATGGGCATAAACACGAGCCGTACGAAAAAGTACTCATCGACGTCCCGGAGGAGCACATGGGCATCGTCGTCCAGAAACTCGGTCCGCGGAAGGGCCAGCTGACGCACATGACCAACCATGGGTCGGGCCGCGTTCGGCTCGAGTTCCTGATCCCCGCCCGCGGCCTCATCGGGTACCGCACGGAGTTTTTGACGGACACAAAAGGCACGGGCCTCCTCACCCACATCTTCGAGGGCTACAAGCCGTGGGCCGGCTCGATCTCCCACCGCTCCACCGGCGCGCTCGTCTCCGACCGCACCGGCAAGGTCACCGGATACGCCATTATCAACATTCAGGAGCGCGGGGTGTTGTTCGTCGGCCCGCAGGATCAGGTCTACAAGGGCATGATCGTCGGTGAAAACAGCCGCGATGTCGACCTCGACGTGAACATCACGAAGGAGAAGAAGCTGACCAACATGCGCGCCGCCTCGGCGGACTCGTTCGAGAAGCTGGTGCCGCCGCGCCTGATGTCGCTGGAGGAGGCCATCGAGTTTACACGCGAGGACGAGTTGATCGAGGTGACGCCGAAGAGCATCCGCCTGCGCAAGCGGTACCTGGATCCAAACGAACGGAAGCGGAAGAGCCAGCCCGAGTAAACGCCAGAGTAAACGCCGGCGCTACGCCGACACCGGCTCGGCCTGCGATCCGGCGGGCACGGTCCGGGCGGCGCGCACCAGGCTCATGTGCCGCAAGGCCAGCGAGGGCACCAGTAGCAACCATCGTCCGCCAGGCCCAACGAGAGTCGGCGCAGTTATCCTCTGGACGCTGTGCTCCGGAGCGCGGTAGCGAACACCTGCAATTCCTCCGTCGTGCCAATACTCACCCGGCACCAATCCAGCAACGGCGGGAAGGGCCGCGCCACCAGCACCCCGAGATCGCTCATGGTTTTCTGGAATTGCTGGATGGGCACGCCGGTATGGAAGAAGACGAAGTTGGCGTGGGAGGTGGTATAACGGTACCCGACCTCGTCCAACACGGCGTTGACGAACGAGCGTCCCTCCGCGATGCGCGCCCGGCTGTACGCCTGGAACGCCGTGTCTTGCAGA
It includes:
- the typA gene encoding translational GTPase TypA, which encodes IVDTPGHADFGGEVERTLRMVDGIMLLVDAAEGPLPQTRFVLTKALELHLPAIVVINKIDRQDARPEQVLDEIYNLFIDLDATEDQIEFPVLYAVARDGKCTTNLSEPLTDLSPLFEAIIDRLPAPEGDPDLPLQVLVTNVVPDPYLGPLAIGRVMQGTIRQRQRVVIYHRDDSTTVVSVTALFGYQGLSRVEIPSAGPGDIIAIGGISGIGLGESITDAENPSPLPPLHVDEPTMSMEFRINDSPFCGLEGQYVTSRNLRDRLTKEMETNLAMRLETTETSESFLVFGRGELQMAILIEQMRREGFEFAVGMPQVITQIINGHKHEPYEKVLIDVPEEHMGIVVQKLGPRKGQLTHMTNHGSGRVRLEFLIPARGLIGYRTEFLTDTKGTGLLTHIFEGYKPWAGSISHRSTGALVSDRTGKVTGYAIINIQERGVLFVGPQDQVYKGMIVGENSRDVDLDVNITKEKKLTNMRAASADSFEKLVPPRLMSLEEAIEFTREDELIEVTPKSIRLRKRYLDPNERKRKSQPE